In Persicimonas caeni, a single window of DNA contains:
- a CDS encoding lysoplasmalogenase gives MQSKLARFVPLAAAVGFVATALFIFGVILDLYWVRVLSKPFPVLSMMVVVAAYGRGRYANTILAGLGLCIFGDIFLEISDATFLAGLVAFLLGHVAYIVAFVGRSRTLRPLEFVPFAIWVGWLVSFLWPHLGPMRIPTLAYGSVIMMMMWRATAMVAGEQKPTGWDWAAMLGAITFGLSDSLIALDRFHAPIDGVRIPIILTYWVGQLLIAGSALSANADQ, from the coding sequence ATGCAGTCCAAACTCGCCAGATTCGTCCCCCTCGCCGCCGCCGTGGGCTTTGTGGCCACGGCGCTCTTCATCTTCGGCGTCATCCTCGACCTGTACTGGGTACGCGTGCTCAGCAAGCCCTTCCCGGTGCTGTCGATGATGGTCGTGGTGGCCGCCTACGGGCGCGGACGCTACGCCAACACGATCCTCGCCGGGCTCGGGCTGTGCATCTTCGGTGACATCTTCTTGGAAATCAGCGACGCGACTTTCCTCGCCGGACTCGTCGCCTTCCTGCTCGGCCACGTCGCCTATATCGTCGCCTTCGTCGGGCGCTCGCGCACGCTGCGCCCCCTGGAGTTTGTGCCCTTTGCGATCTGGGTCGGCTGGTTGGTCAGCTTTTTGTGGCCCCACCTCGGCCCGATGCGCATCCCGACGCTCGCCTACGGCTCGGTCATCATGATGATGATGTGGCGAGCGACGGCGATGGTCGCAGGCGAGCAGAAGCCGACCGGCTGGGACTGGGCGGCGATGCTCGGCGCGATCACCTTCGGCCTGAGCGACTCGCTCATCGCCCTCGACCGCTTTCACGCCCCCATCGACGGGGTGCGCATCCCGATCATCCTGACCTACTGGGTGGGCCAACTCCTCATCGCCGGCTCCGCGCTGAGCGCGAACGCCGACCAGTAG
- a CDS encoding DUF2231 domain-containing protein, which yields MAYRLHEVHPSLVHYPLTLLPISVGADLVGTLTGSDKLKEIGRLSMAAGAVSALFAGLAGLVAQEEVDLDNEEAHGMLTSHRNLNLGLMAGSALMAWQRSRSEPGPGYLAAGVGSIAGLMWSAYLGGKLVYKHGAGVERAGGVLEGESPEFRRGQTADLFRKTGRHLKVGSSHTVEHLKEGEIAPVMRERRGGSKTNGQRPSP from the coding sequence ATGGCATATCGACTGCACGAAGTTCATCCGTCGCTGGTTCACTATCCGCTGACGCTCCTGCCGATATCGGTGGGGGCCGACCTCGTGGGGACGCTCACCGGCAGCGACAAGCTCAAGGAGATTGGGCGCCTTTCGATGGCCGCGGGGGCGGTCTCGGCGCTGTTTGCCGGTCTGGCGGGCTTGGTTGCCCAAGAGGAGGTCGACCTCGACAACGAGGAGGCCCACGGCATGCTCACCTCGCACCGTAACCTCAACCTCGGGCTGATGGCGGGCTCGGCGCTGATGGCCTGGCAGCGAAGCAGGTCAGAGCCGGGGCCGGGCTACCTGGCGGCCGGGGTGGGCAGCATCGCCGGGTTGATGTGGAGCGCGTATCTGGGCGGCAAGCTCGTCTACAAGCACGGCGCCGGGGTCGAGCGGGCCGGCGGAGTGCTCGAAGGGGAGTCGCCCGAGTTTCGCCGCGGGCAGACCGCCGACTTGTTTCGTAAGACCGGCCGCCACCTGAAGGTCGGCTCGTCGCATACCGTCGAGCACCTCAAAGAGGGCGAGATTGCGCCGGTGATGCGTGAGCGTCGCGGCGGTTCGAAGACGAACGGGCAGCGGCCGTCGCCCTGA
- a CDS encoding DUF2059 domain-containing protein codes for MRLVFRLAVMVFLAGLAAPAFAQDAGEAKLGADELAKKVVEATGDPTELDKLAFTFVVEKEGKAVVSRRHIWKPKAGELEVKAGEQTIELTQLHDHDLSKLADDPKANAETWKKIAPKSTPEEAAKAWAWFVNDSYWLLVPSKLFDPGVNRKLDEQGRLVLTFGDVGLTPGDRYMMTVDRDNWQVKRWDFVLESGRKGGFAWTDYKKVGPLELSTKRVADGGNFVIRFEDVEAGE; via the coding sequence ATGCGGCTCGTTTTTCGATTGGCGGTGATGGTGTTTCTGGCGGGCTTGGCGGCTCCTGCGTTCGCACAGGACGCCGGCGAGGCGAAGCTCGGCGCGGACGAGCTCGCCAAGAAGGTCGTCGAGGCGACCGGTGACCCGACCGAGCTCGACAAGCTCGCCTTTACCTTCGTGGTCGAAAAGGAGGGCAAAGCGGTCGTCAGCCGCCGGCATATCTGGAAGCCGAAGGCGGGCGAGCTCGAGGTCAAAGCGGGCGAGCAGACGATCGAGCTGACCCAGCTTCACGACCACGACCTGAGCAAGCTCGCCGACGACCCGAAGGCGAACGCGGAGACGTGGAAGAAGATCGCGCCGAAGAGCACCCCCGAAGAGGCGGCCAAGGCGTGGGCCTGGTTCGTCAACGACAGCTACTGGCTGCTGGTGCCCTCGAAGCTGTTCGACCCGGGTGTCAACCGCAAGCTCGACGAGCAGGGCCGGCTGGTACTGACCTTCGGCGACGTCGGGCTCACCCCGGGCGACCGCTACATGATGACCGTCGACCGCGACAATTGGCAGGTGAAGCGCTGGGATTTCGTGCTCGAGAGTGGCCGAAAAGGCGGGTTCGCGTGGACCGACTACAAGAAAGTCGGCCCGCTCGAGTTGTCGACGAAGCGCGTGGCCGACGGCGGCAACTTCGTCATCCGCTTCGAGGACGTCGAGGCCGGCGAGTGA
- a CDS encoding efflux RND transporter permease subunit yields MQKYVASYVRRVLDHKWVVLAVIVALTIASAAMLPRAILASSISQMFFEDGHAGYERYRERIAQFGSDEVLAVGVESEDPLGEANLDRLDALHAELEAMADIAQVTSIANLQRVGRVGDTVAVRSFADEARDNPRERAALANEIRGDPAFGGLLLSEESDDFLVLVELTVDDDRPAERGPEIVEEVLSSFDAHGFTAAELHSGGTPVLMSSIVEQSMSNITRMFPVVIVLLLMAVFVMFGRFWPVFVNSISALLAVLWAMAFSIARDPQLNIFLTIVPVLVMVISFSDVVHLCSAYLLEIEDGKSKREAIVEATADVGAACFLTSVTTGIGFISMVFVPSPVFSQLGVVAGFGVFVAYGLAMTLVPILLDLFRTPGSWRGGRGGIVQDLLDEVLVGAARLSTGHPVKVVIGFAVLFALAIWGSSQIYFETDFEKRLAPDSQMREDARFLDETFISTTTLDLYVEAPQKEGVLKPELFNEMAKLEAELEALPEVEKVVSIVDLLRATHGSFAAEGASFLPLSGPAVAQLFVLLEMQGEEALSPFIDFARQNTRMTVYTTETGIRAQEVLRDKVEQMAEARLDTQADVDATSLGALLGSWVDDIIKGQRDGLGFSLVVIAIILMLGFGSIRAGLWSMIPNVFPLLALGGWAGFFWDAVDTDTLILGMIALGIGVDDTIHFIARFRLERERGGELSESIDRTFRFSGRGIIITTFIFVLGFSPLAMSGYLPIHIMGTMLPFCFVVAVVADLLLVPAMIQLGAIRFDSHQSQ; encoded by the coding sequence ATGCAGAAGTACGTCGCCAGCTATGTTCGCCGTGTTCTCGACCACAAATGGGTTGTCCTGGCCGTCATCGTCGCCCTGACGATTGCGTCGGCCGCCATGCTTCCGCGGGCGATCCTCGCCTCGTCCATCTCGCAGATGTTCTTCGAAGACGGGCACGCCGGCTACGAGCGGTATCGGGAGCGCATCGCCCAATTCGGCAGCGACGAGGTGCTCGCCGTCGGTGTGGAGTCCGAGGACCCGCTGGGCGAGGCGAACCTCGACAGGCTCGACGCGCTGCACGCCGAGCTCGAGGCGATGGCCGACATCGCCCAGGTGACGAGCATTGCCAATTTGCAACGTGTGGGGCGGGTGGGGGATACCGTGGCGGTACGCTCGTTCGCCGACGAAGCGCGCGACAACCCCAGGGAGCGCGCCGCGCTGGCCAACGAGATCCGCGGCGACCCGGCCTTCGGCGGGTTGCTCCTGTCGGAGGAGAGCGACGACTTTTTGGTGCTCGTCGAGCTCACCGTCGACGACGACCGACCCGCCGAGCGCGGCCCCGAGATTGTCGAGGAGGTGCTCAGCTCGTTCGATGCCCACGGCTTTACGGCCGCGGAGTTGCACAGCGGCGGCACGCCGGTGCTGATGTCGTCCATCGTCGAGCAGAGCATGTCGAATATCACCCGGATGTTTCCGGTGGTGATCGTGCTGCTCCTGATGGCGGTCTTCGTGATGTTCGGCCGCTTCTGGCCGGTCTTCGTCAACAGCATCTCGGCGCTCTTGGCCGTGTTGTGGGCGATGGCGTTTTCGATCGCGCGCGACCCGCAGCTCAACATCTTTCTGACGATCGTGCCGGTGCTGGTGATGGTCATCAGCTTCTCGGACGTCGTTCACCTATGCAGCGCATACCTGCTCGAAATCGAGGACGGCAAGTCGAAGCGCGAGGCCATCGTGGAGGCGACGGCGGACGTGGGGGCGGCGTGTTTCCTGACGTCGGTGACCACCGGCATCGGCTTCATCTCGATGGTCTTCGTGCCCTCGCCGGTCTTCTCGCAGCTGGGCGTGGTCGCCGGGTTCGGCGTCTTCGTCGCCTACGGACTTGCGATGACCCTGGTGCCGATTCTGCTCGACCTCTTTCGCACGCCCGGGTCGTGGCGAGGTGGGCGCGGCGGTATCGTTCAGGACCTGCTCGACGAGGTCCTCGTCGGCGCGGCGCGGCTGAGCACGGGCCATCCGGTCAAGGTCGTCATCGGGTTTGCGGTGCTCTTTGCGTTGGCCATCTGGGGAAGCTCCCAGATCTATTTCGAGACCGACTTCGAAAAGCGCCTCGCCCCCGACAGCCAGATGCGCGAGGACGCGCGGTTTCTCGACGAGACGTTCATCAGCACGACCACGCTCGATCTCTACGTCGAGGCGCCCCAGAAGGAGGGCGTGTTGAAGCCGGAACTGTTCAACGAGATGGCCAAGCTCGAAGCGGAACTCGAGGCGCTCCCCGAGGTCGAGAAGGTCGTCTCCATCGTCGACCTTCTGCGCGCCACACACGGCTCGTTTGCCGCGGAGGGAGCGTCGTTCTTGCCGCTGTCGGGTCCGGCCGTCGCGCAGCTCTTCGTGCTCCTGGAGATGCAGGGCGAGGAGGCGCTCAGTCCATTCATCGACTTCGCCCGCCAGAATACCCGCATGACCGTCTACACGACCGAGACGGGCATTCGCGCCCAGGAGGTGCTTCGCGACAAGGTCGAGCAGATGGCCGAGGCTCGCCTGGACACGCAGGCCGACGTCGACGCGACGAGCCTTGGCGCGCTATTGGGCAGTTGGGTCGACGACATCATCAAAGGCCAGCGCGATGGCCTGGGCTTTTCGCTGGTGGTCATCGCGATCATCTTGATGCTCGGGTTCGGCTCCATTCGCGCCGGGTTGTGGTCGATGATTCCCAACGTCTTCCCGCTGCTCGCCCTCGGCGGCTGGGCCGGCTTCTTTTGGGACGCTGTCGACACCGACACGCTCATCTTGGGGATGATCGCGCTGGGCATCGGCGTCGATGACACGATTCACTTCATCGCGCGCTTTCGACTCGAGCGCGAGCGCGGCGGCGAGCTCTCCGAGTCGATCGACAGGACATTTCGGTTCTCGGGGCGCGGCATCATCATCACCACCTTTATCTTCGTGTTGGGCTTTTCACCGCTGGCGATGAGTGGTTACTTGCCCATTCACATAATGGGGACGATGCTCCCGTTCTGCTTCGTCGTCGCCGTTGTGGCCGACCTGTTGCTCGTGCCGGCCATGATTCAACTCGGCGCGATTCGATTCGACTCTCACCAAAGCCAGTAG
- the fdhD gene encoding formate dehydrogenase accessory sulfurtransferase FdhD, with amino-acid sequence MTSELFHNSASATSLEARRVGVVRYGDDAPASAEDVVATEEPLEIRLGFLLRGKPAQKSVSVTMRTPGHDRELAAGFLYGEGMLYSAEDIEGFELCAGPEDDAPNENILRVHLADHVEVDTAALTRHFYTTSSCGVCGKASIEALEVKASPLDAGDDFRVSARLLGELPGRLREAQDVFEETGGLHAAGLFDAAGHLLSVHEDVGRHNAMDKLVGSQFLAGKLPLARTVAVWSGRASFELVQKAVMAQIPVVVAVGAPSTLAVDLAEQFGVTLVGFARAGRFNIYTHSRRISFTDDDS; translated from the coding sequence ATGACGAGCGAGCTTTTTCACAATTCAGCGTCGGCTACATCCCTCGAGGCGAGGCGGGTCGGCGTGGTCAGATATGGCGACGACGCCCCGGCGAGTGCCGAGGACGTGGTGGCGACCGAAGAGCCGCTCGAGATCCGCTTGGGCTTCCTTTTGCGTGGAAAACCGGCTCAAAAGAGCGTGTCGGTGACCATGCGCACGCCCGGCCACGACCGCGAACTCGCCGCCGGGTTTCTGTACGGGGAGGGTATGCTCTATTCGGCGGAGGATATCGAGGGCTTCGAGCTATGCGCGGGGCCGGAAGACGACGCGCCCAACGAGAATATCCTGCGGGTGCACCTGGCCGACCACGTCGAGGTCGACACGGCCGCGCTGACGCGTCACTTCTACACCACGTCGAGCTGTGGGGTGTGCGGCAAGGCGTCCATCGAGGCGCTCGAGGTCAAGGCTTCCCCGCTCGATGCAGGCGACGACTTTCGGGTGAGCGCGCGGCTCCTCGGCGAGCTGCCGGGCAGGTTGCGCGAGGCGCAGGACGTCTTCGAGGAGACCGGCGGGCTGCACGCGGCGGGCCTCTTCGACGCCGCCGGCCATCTGCTGAGCGTCCACGAGGATGTGGGGCGTCACAACGCGATGGACAAGCTTGTCGGCTCGCAGTTCCTCGCCGGCAAGCTGCCGTTGGCGCGCACGGTCGCGGTTTGGAGCGGCCGGGCGAGCTTCGAGCTCGTGCAGAAGGCGGTCATGGCGCAGATTCCCGTCGTGGTCGCCGTCGGCGCCCCGTCGACCCTCGCCGTCGACCTCGCCGAGCAGTTTGGCGTCACGCTGGTCGGCTTTGCCAGGGCGGGGCGCTTCAACATCTATACGCATAGCCGTCGAATTTCTTTCACGGACGACGACTCATGA
- a CDS encoding GxxExxY protein translates to MAFQQEVKDDQLTGKIIGCAIDVHKELGPHQPEHLYREGLCVVLEDEGLEYEREYEVEITLRGRKIGTGFVDIMVEDEVALELKAVKKTTKDHYNQLGRNVHASGASRGLLLNFGETTLSTRRWVNSRLKKDDEEAEGTDDGTEDKGTEDEVAESS, encoded by the coding sequence ATGGCTTTTCAACAAGAGGTAAAAGACGACCAACTCACCGGTAAGATCATCGGCTGCGCGATCGATGTTCACAAAGAACTCGGGCCACACCAGCCGGAGCATCTCTATCGCGAAGGTCTTTGCGTTGTTCTCGAAGACGAGGGCCTGGAGTACGAGCGTGAGTACGAGGTCGAGATCACCCTGCGCGGGCGCAAGATCGGCACGGGTTTTGTCGATATCATGGTCGAGGACGAGGTGGCGCTGGAACTCAAGGCCGTCAAGAAGACCACCAAAGACCACTACAACCAGCTGGGTCGAAACGTCCATGCATCAGGCGCCAGCCGTGGGCTGTTGCTGAACTTTGGTGAGACGACCTTGTCGACGCGTCGGTGGGTCAATTCCCGGCTGAAGAAGGACGACGAGGAAGCCGAAGGGACCGATGACGGCACTGAAGATAAGGGCACTGAAGACGAGGTCGCGGAGAGTAGCTGA
- a CDS encoding FdhF/YdeP family oxidoreductase produces the protein MSTDNTNEDEHRHDVLIPNDADENPRVGKPSDCAGGIPAVLSTFKHAARQMGVVKGTKTLLQMNQKEGFDCPGCAWPDPDHRSTVEFCENGAKAVADEATKMRVTPTFFARHSISQLMERSGRWLNAQGRLTQPMVLHEGRDHYEPISWDDAFGLIGEELGKLDSPDEAVFYTSGRTSNEAAFLYQLFVREYGTNNLPDCSNMCHESSGVGLGEVIGVGKGTVLLEDFDKADAIFVIGQNPGTNHPRMLTALQSAARNGATIVSINPLRETGLVRFKHPQEVSGIVGKGTPLASLHLQVRINGDVALLKGIMKEMLEEEDRRPGEVLDHTFIENYCEGFEAFADDLRQESWDELVEKSGIERAQMKEAARIAIEADSTIACWAMGLTQHENGVANIQEVVNFLLMRGQMGKPGAGACPVRGHSNVQGDRTMGIWDRPTDAFLDRLQERFGFDPPREHGLDTVHAIKAMHDGSAKVFIGMGGNFLSATPDTNYTAEALENCELTVQISTKLNRAHLVTGKKALILPCLGRTEIDVQESGRQFVSVENSMGVVHPSEGKWKPASEHLLSEPAIVAGMARATLGDVSNVAWEELVEDYDRIRDAIEDVIDGFGDYNERVRWPGGFVLPNGARDREFHTDTGKAKFTVHPTPEHKLDDGEFLMMTIRSHDQFNTTVYSNDDRYRGIKNGRRVVMLNERDMVEMGLEEGQKVDLVGTHGGRERVAPEFRVVAYDLPRRSAGTYFPEANVLVPVDSYAKRSFTPASKSVVIRIRTS, from the coding sequence ATGAGCACCGATAACACTAACGAAGACGAGCATCGGCACGACGTGCTGATCCCTAACGACGCCGACGAGAACCCGCGGGTCGGCAAGCCAAGCGACTGCGCCGGCGGCATCCCGGCTGTGTTGTCGACCTTCAAGCACGCCGCGCGCCAGATGGGCGTGGTGAAGGGGACGAAAACCCTTCTTCAGATGAACCAGAAGGAGGGCTTCGACTGCCCGGGGTGTGCCTGGCCCGACCCCGACCATCGCTCGACCGTCGAGTTTTGCGAGAACGGCGCCAAGGCCGTGGCCGACGAGGCGACCAAGATGCGGGTGACGCCGACTTTCTTCGCGCGCCACTCCATCTCGCAGCTCATGGAGCGCTCGGGTCGCTGGCTCAACGCGCAGGGGCGTTTGACCCAACCGATGGTGCTCCACGAGGGCCGCGATCACTACGAGCCGATTTCGTGGGACGACGCGTTCGGGCTCATCGGCGAGGAGCTCGGCAAGCTCGACTCGCCCGACGAGGCGGTCTTTTACACCTCGGGGCGCACGAGCAACGAGGCGGCGTTTTTGTACCAGCTCTTCGTGCGCGAGTACGGCACGAATAACCTGCCCGACTGCTCGAATATGTGCCACGAGTCGAGCGGCGTGGGGCTGGGTGAGGTCATCGGCGTGGGCAAGGGCACCGTGCTGCTCGAGGACTTCGACAAGGCCGACGCTATCTTTGTCATTGGCCAAAACCCGGGCACCAATCACCCGCGCATGCTCACCGCGCTGCAGTCGGCGGCGCGAAACGGCGCGACGATCGTGAGCATCAACCCGCTGCGCGAGACGGGGCTGGTGCGCTTCAAGCACCCGCAAGAGGTGAGCGGCATTGTCGGCAAAGGCACGCCGCTGGCGAGCCTGCACCTGCAGGTGCGCATCAACGGTGATGTCGCGCTTTTGAAAGGCATCATGAAGGAGATGCTCGAAGAGGAGGACCGCCGCCCCGGCGAAGTGCTCGACCACACGTTCATCGAGAACTACTGCGAGGGCTTCGAGGCGTTTGCCGATGACCTGCGGCAGGAGTCATGGGACGAGCTCGTCGAGAAGAGCGGCATCGAGCGTGCGCAGATGAAGGAGGCGGCGCGCATCGCCATCGAGGCCGATAGCACGATTGCGTGCTGGGCGATGGGGCTGACCCAGCACGAAAATGGCGTGGCCAATATCCAGGAGGTCGTCAACTTCCTGCTGATGCGCGGCCAGATGGGTAAGCCGGGCGCCGGGGCATGCCCGGTGCGTGGCCATTCGAATGTGCAGGGCGACCGCACGATGGGGATCTGGGACCGGCCGACCGACGCCTTCTTGGACCGGCTGCAGGAGCGTTTTGGCTTCGACCCGCCGCGTGAGCACGGCCTCGACACCGTCCACGCCATCAAGGCGATGCACGACGGCAGCGCCAAGGTCTTTATCGGCATGGGCGGCAACTTTTTGTCGGCCACGCCCGACACCAACTACACGGCCGAGGCGCTCGAAAATTGCGAGCTGACGGTCCAGATCTCGACGAAGCTCAACCGCGCGCACCTGGTGACCGGCAAGAAGGCGCTCATCTTGCCGTGCTTGGGCCGCACCGAGATCGACGTTCAGGAGTCGGGAAGGCAATTCGTCAGCGTCGAGAATTCGATGGGCGTCGTCCACCCCTCCGAGGGCAAATGGAAGCCGGCGAGCGAGCACCTTCTGAGCGAGCCGGCCATCGTCGCCGGCATGGCGCGTGCGACGCTCGGCGATGTCTCGAACGTCGCGTGGGAAGAACTCGTCGAGGACTACGACCGGATTCGAGATGCTATCGAGGACGTCATCGACGGCTTCGGAGACTACAACGAGCGGGTTCGCTGGCCCGGCGGCTTCGTGCTGCCGAACGGCGCGCGCGACCGTGAGTTTCACACCGACACGGGCAAGGCCAAATTCACCGTGCATCCGACGCCCGAGCACAAGCTCGACGACGGCGAATTCTTGATGATGACGATTCGCAGCCACGACCAGTTCAACACCACCGTCTACTCGAACGACGACCGCTACCGCGGCATCAAGAATGGCCGGCGCGTGGTCATGCTCAACGAGCGCGACATGGTCGAGATGGGCCTCGAAGAGGGCCAGAAGGTCGACCTGGTGGGCACGCACGGTGGGAGAGAGCGCGTGGCGCCCGAATTTCGGGTGGTGGCGTACGATTTGCCCCGGCGCAGCGCGGGGACCTACTTTCCGGAGGCGAACGTGTTGGTGCCGGTCGATAGCTACGCAAAGCGGAGTTTTACGCCGGCGTCGAAGTCGGTGGTGATACGGATCAGAACGTCATGA
- a CDS encoding acetyl-CoA hydrolase/transferase family protein, producing the protein MKTVTDLHEALVHVDSGQRVFIHGGVATPKALVEALVARAPELSDVEIIHLHTEGPAPYAEPEHEGSFRVANLFVGGNMRGRLDYDRVDYLPCFLSEIPALFRSGRRKIDVALIHVSPPDKHGYCTLGCSVDVAHAAVEVADLIIAQINPQMPRVHGDGFVHLDDIDYGIEVDVPIPEVVVGEATQVERAIGRNVASLVEDGATLQMGIGAIPNATLAELKGHKRLGVHTEMLSDGILDLLACGALDNSAKTVHPGKTVTGFLMGSRRLYDLVDDNPAVVGLDVAYVNRTRVVARNPKVTAINSAVEVDLTGQICADSIGSHVISGVGGQMDFMRGAALSEGGKPIIAMPSRTGRGVAKIVPSLKKGAGVVTTRAHVHYVVTEYGVADLYGMTLGERAKALIDIAHPEDREMLERAWFEHQKGGDL; encoded by the coding sequence ATGAAGACCGTCACAGACCTCCATGAAGCCCTCGTCCACGTCGACTCCGGCCAGCGTGTCTTTATCCACGGCGGGGTCGCCACGCCCAAGGCGCTCGTCGAGGCGCTCGTGGCCCGCGCGCCGGAGTTGAGCGACGTCGAGATCATCCACCTGCACACCGAGGGGCCGGCGCCGTATGCCGAGCCCGAGCACGAGGGGAGCTTCCGCGTCGCCAATTTGTTCGTGGGCGGCAATATGCGCGGCCGGCTCGACTACGATCGCGTCGACTATCTGCCGTGCTTTTTGTCGGAGATCCCGGCGCTGTTCCGCTCGGGGCGCCGCAAGATCGACGTGGCGCTCATCCACGTCTCGCCGCCCGACAAACACGGCTACTGCACGCTCGGCTGCAGCGTCGACGTGGCGCATGCGGCGGTGGAGGTGGCCGATCTGATCATCGCTCAGATCAACCCGCAGATGCCGCGCGTGCATGGTGATGGCTTCGTGCACCTCGACGATATCGACTACGGCATCGAGGTCGACGTGCCCATCCCCGAGGTCGTCGTCGGCGAGGCCACCCAGGTCGAGCGTGCGATCGGACGCAACGTCGCCTCGCTCGTCGAGGATGGCGCCACGCTGCAGATGGGCATCGGCGCCATCCCCAACGCCACGCTCGCCGAGCTCAAAGGCCACAAGCGGCTGGGCGTGCACACCGAGATGCTCTCGGACGGCATCCTCGACTTGCTCGCGTGCGGCGCGCTCGACAACTCGGCCAAGACGGTCCACCCGGGCAAGACGGTGACCGGATTCTTGATGGGAAGCCGCCGATTATACGACCTGGTTGACGACAACCCGGCGGTGGTGGGGCTCGACGTCGCCTACGTCAACCGCACTCGCGTGGTCGCACGCAACCCGAAGGTCACCGCTATCAACTCGGCGGTCGAGGTCGACCTGACCGGCCAGATCTGCGCCGACTCCATCGGCTCGCACGTCATCAGCGGCGTGGGCGGTCAGATGGACTTCATGCGCGGGGCGGCGCTGTCGGAGGGCGGAAAGCCGATCATCGCCATGCCCAGCCGTACCGGCCGCGGGGTCGCCAAGATCGTGCCGAGCCTCAAGAAGGGCGCCGGCGTGGTCACCACCCGCGCCCACGTCCACTACGTGGTCACCGAGTATGGTGTGGCCGACCTGTACGGCATGACGTTGGGGGAGCGCGCGAAGGCGCTCATCGACATCGCGCACCCCGAGGACCGCGAGATGCTCGAGCGGGCGTGGTTCGAGCACCAGAAGGGCGGCGACCTGTGA
- a CDS encoding acyl-CoA dehydrogenase family protein, with the protein MTILPNLLTTTTTLTNPTLGEWRAVHEQARAAYTRPIDAAMAAAAQADRLAWVFASGYTEAVRALVAPARNLDGVVSLCVTEADGNSPKAIETRLNSGANMVSGTMSGTKTMVSGGPWADWFVVLASRGEDEDGMKKLSLVVVPSDRDGIIIEELDPLPIVPEMPHAIVRFDEVRVEAEDVISDDAWTEYVRPFRVVEDLYVYAALVAWMTVQARRSGQLELVHRFVALVAAARDLAAASSHADATVSGLAGLRAMGRETLEAFDWSSVDDEFRERWERDRGLLGVASKARRRRLSLVESRIAGA; encoded by the coding sequence ATGACCATCCTCCCCAACCTCCTCACCACGACGACCACCCTCACCAACCCGACTCTCGGCGAATGGCGAGCCGTCCACGAACAGGCTCGCGCCGCCTACACCCGGCCCATCGACGCCGCCATGGCCGCGGCCGCCCAGGCCGACCGGCTCGCTTGGGTCTTCGCCTCGGGCTATACCGAGGCCGTTCGCGCGCTCGTCGCGCCTGCACGTAACCTCGACGGCGTCGTCTCGCTATGCGTGACCGAGGCGGACGGCAATAGCCCCAAAGCCATCGAGACGCGCCTGAATTCCGGCGCTAACATGGTGTCTGGCACCATGTCTGGCACCAAAACGATGGTCTCTGGCGGACCATGGGCAGATTGGTTCGTGGTGCTCGCCAGCCGCGGCGAAGACGAAGACGGCATGAAGAAGCTGTCGCTGGTGGTCGTTCCGAGCGACCGCGACGGTATCATTATCGAAGAGCTCGACCCGCTGCCGATTGTGCCGGAGATGCCGCACGCGATCGTGCGCTTCGACGAGGTGCGGGTCGAGGCCGAGGACGTAATCTCGGACGATGCTTGGACCGAGTACGTGCGGCCGTTTCGGGTGGTCGAGGATCTATACGTCTACGCGGCGCTCGTGGCGTGGATGACGGTGCAGGCCAGGCGCAGTGGGCAGCTCGAGCTCGTGCACCGATTCGTGGCGCTCGTGGCGGCGGCGCGTGACTTGGCCGCAGCCAGCTCGCACGCCGATGCGACGGTGTCGGGGCTGGCGGGGTTGAGGGCGATGGGTCGCGAAACCCTGGAGGCGTTCGATTGGTCGTCCGTCGACGACGAGTTTCGCGAGCGGTGGGAGCGTGACAGGGGCTTGCTAGGTGTTGCGTCGAAGGCGCGCCGTCGGCGGCTGAGTCTCGTCGAAAGTCGTATTGCAGGTGCGTGA